From the Roseateles sp. XES5 genome, one window contains:
- a CDS encoding septation protein A has product MSKATLDAPAKTEEKISPLLKMVLELGPLVVFFFANSRGEWLAANFPMLAEMGGPLFIATGLFMAATAIALAVSWALTRTLPMMPLISGVVVFIFGALTLWLQDDTFIKMKPTIVNTLFGTILLGGLLFGKSLLGYVFHAAFRLTDEGWRKLTLRWGLFFLVLAAMNEIVWRNFSTDFWVAFKVWGTMPITILFTLSQMPLIMRHAIEPPEEGKTP; this is encoded by the coding sequence ATGAGCAAGGCAACGCTGGACGCCCCGGCCAAGACGGAGGAGAAGATCAGCCCTCTCCTCAAGATGGTGCTGGAACTCGGCCCTCTCGTCGTCTTCTTCTTCGCCAATTCGCGCGGCGAATGGCTGGCCGCGAATTTCCCGATGCTGGCCGAGATGGGCGGGCCGCTGTTCATCGCGACCGGTCTCTTCATGGCCGCGACGGCAATTGCGCTGGCAGTCTCCTGGGCGCTGACGCGGACTCTTCCGATGATGCCGCTCATTTCCGGCGTGGTCGTCTTCATCTTCGGCGCGCTGACGCTCTGGCTGCAGGACGATACCTTCATCAAGATGAAGCCCACTATCGTCAACACGCTGTTCGGCACGATCCTGCTCGGCGGCCTGCTCTTCGGAAAATCCCTGCTCGGCTATGTCTTCCACGCGGCCTTCCGGCTGACGGACGAGGGCTGGCGCAAGCTGACGCTGCGCTGGGGCCTGTTCTTCCTCGTGCTGGCCGCAATGAACGAGATCGTCTGGCGCAACTTCTCGACCGATTTCTGGGTGGCCTTCAAGGTCTGGGGCACCATGCCCATCACCATCCTCTTCACGCTCTCCCAGATGCCGCTGATCATGCGCCACGCCATCGAACCGCCGGAAGAGGGCAAGACGCCGTAA